Proteins encoded in a region of the Ziziphus jujuba cultivar Dongzao chromosome 3, ASM3175591v1 genome:
- the LOC107423500 gene encoding uncharacterized protein LOC107423500: protein MLESSRIWLVSSIILLLGLTIPCSCSSLKSIIKTKSAVFLSPKFELEPGSVADKYYYNIDFPRGHIALKSFNAEVVDEEGNSVPLYETYLHHWVVKRYYHRKNSLEPEGPPLVHNHTDFFMVRNNGLCQRNVLGHYYGIGSETRRTATHVPDPFGVEVGNAAEIPSGYEEKWLLNVHAIDTRGVEDKLGCTECRCDLYNVSKDADGRPLSPEYKGGLHCCYDDTRCRISEGFGGGKRGLYLRYTVKWVDWSDSIVPVNIYIFDVTDSLKALKGSTMQSAEYNCQIEYDVEKSCSPSGRTSNACIDTKRTSLTLPSGGYVIYAVAHQHTGGISSTLYRQDGQTICSSLPIYGNGNEVGNEAGYIVGMSTCYPQPGSVKINDGETLILESIYSSTQSHTGLMGLFYILVADQLPKSMLPFY from the exons ATGCTTGAGAGTTCTAGAATTTGGTTGGTTTCctcaataatattattattgggaTTGACCATACCATGTTCATGTTCTTCGCTGAAAAGCATAATCAAGACGAAATCTGCAGTTTTCTTGTCCCCAAAGTTTGAGTTGGAACCTGGATCAGTGGCAGACAAATATTATTACAACATTGATTTCCCAAGAGGTCATATTGCCCTCAAAAGTTTTAATGCTGAAGTAGTTGATGAAGAAGGAAATTCTGTTCCTCTTTATGAAACTTATCTTCACCATTGGGTTGTTAAGAGGTATTATCACCGTAAGAATTCCTTAGAACCAGAGGGCCCTCCTTTAGTGCATAACCATACAGATTTTTTTATGGTAAGAAACAATGGATTATGCCAGAGAAATGTTCTTGGACattattatggaattggatCCGAAACACGAAGAACAGCAACACATGTTCCTGATCCTTTTGGGGTTGAAGTTGGTAATGCTGCAGAAATCCCTTCTGGTTATGAGGAGAAATGGTTGCTCAATGTTCATGCCATTGATACTCGCGGTGTTGAAGATAAATTGGGATGCACTGAATGCAGGTGTGATCTGTATAATGTTTCGAAGGACGCAGATGGACGACCGTTGAGTCCGGAGTACAAAGGAGGTCTTCATTGTTGCTATGATGATACGAGGTGCAGGATCAGTGAAGGTTTTGGTGGTGGCAAGAGAGGTCTCTACCTGAGATATACTGTGAAGTGGGTTGATTGGTCTGATTCCATAGTTCCTGTTAATATCTATATTTTCGATGTCACTGATAGTCTGAAGGCTTTGAAGGGTTCGACTATGCAGTCTGCTGAATATAATTGCCAG ATCGAGTATGACGTCGAAAAATCTTGCAGTCCAAGTGGCAGGACTAGTAATGCCTGCATTGACACCAAAAGGACAAGTCTTACTCTCCCTTCTGGGGGATATGTTATCTATGCTGTTGCTCATCAGCATACTGGAGGAATCAGTTCCACACTATACAGACAA GACGGACAAACAATATGTTCATCATTGCCAATTTATGGGAACGGGAACGAAGTAGGAAACGAGGCTGGTTACATAGTTGGAATGTCCACTTGTTATCCTCAACCAGGCTCTGTCAAGATCAATGATGGGGAGACTCTGATTCTGGAATCCATTTACAGCAGCACACAATCACACACAGGATTAATGGGGCTGTTTTACATTCTGGTTGCAGACCAACTGCCAAAATCCATGCTTCCCTTCTATTGA
- the LOC107423505 gene encoding (+)-neomenthol dehydrogenase — MGKSEKAKERREKRRQEISLLRTIPYSDHQRWWSAETIAVVTGGNRGIGFEISRQLAGHGLTVILTSRDTNVGLEAAKVLQEGGLNVFFHQLDVLDPLSMSNFADWLKKNYGGLDILINNAAVNFNIGNENSVEHARTVIETNYYGTKNMIKAMIPLMKPSAAGSRIVSVSSRLGRIHGRRNRVEDVTIRQQLSDIDSLTEETIDQIVNSFVQQAEDGTWESGGWPQTFTDYSLSKLAVNAYTRVMAKVLSERPEGQKIYINCYCPGWVKTAMTGFAGNISAEEGADTAVWLVLLPDQAITGKFFAERREVRF, encoded by the exons ATGGGGAAAAGCGAAAAGGCAAAGGAGCGAAGAGAAAAGAGACGCCAAGAGATTTCCCTCCTCAGGACCATACCCTATTCCGATCACCAAAG GTGGTGGTCTGCAGAAACCATTGCTGTAGTAACTGGGGGAAATAGGGGAATTGGGTTTGAGATTTCTAGGCAGCTTGCAGGACATGGGTTGACAGTCATACTGACATCCAGAGACACAAATGTTGGGCTTGAAGCAGCAAAGGTCTTGCAAGAAGGTGGTCTTAATGTTTTCTTCCATCAACTTGATGTTTTAGACCCTTTGTCTATGAGTAATTTTGCTGACTggttaaagaaaaattatggtggTTTGGATATTCTG ATAAATAATGCAGCTGTTAATTTCAATATCGGAAATGAAAATTCTGTTGAACATGCACGGACAGTTATCGAAACAAATTATTATGGAACCAAGAACATGATTAAAGCTATGATCCCATTGATGAAACCTTCTGCTGCTGGTTCTCGTATTGTTAGTGTCAGCTCCAGATTGGGTAGGATACATGGCAGAAGAAAT AGAGTTGAAGATGTGACTATAAGACAACAACTAAGTGATATAGACTCGCTTACCGAGGAAACGATCGACCAGATTGTAAATAGTTTCGTACAGCAAGCAGAAGATGGCACTTGGGAATCAGGTGGCTGGCCTCAAACATTCACTGACTATTCACTATCAAAACTTGCAGTTAATGCTTATACCAGGGTAATGGCAAAGGTACTATCTGAACGGCCAGAAGGCCAAAAGATTTATATCAACTGCTACTGCCCGGGCTGGGTGAAGACTGCTATGACAGGTTTTGCTGGGAATATCTCAGCTGAAGAAGGAGCTGATACTGCTGTATGGCTTGTGTTACTTCCGGATCAGGCAATAACAGGAAAGTTTTTTGCAGAGAGACGTGAAGTAAGATTCTAG